A genomic segment from Bacillus cereus G9842 encodes:
- a CDS encoding T7SS effector LXG polymorphic toxin encodes MSLNMYLGQVKAQTESMNAFCNATIQGMEQIIHSINAFALDTVLQGQTYSSAKAYFLQTFRPLAQGIIYLCEELIRQNDAFPRDFQSQVASRDVIEQEILEQIREIDRMIASTEALNQTMPIPGMDAMVNLFTVMRQKLQEKLEHLYEFNYTSSNNYDTALQLAASIATGLAEVQSGKGFSPVSGTFSTQGLNMEWTGPIQAITEEKKRKADHLIKDGEMCGRLEETSAIKKAWGDKVGSVVKMFETVKKIWNGTVIGTGKSVEDAIKSMETLSNMNIRNMDIETFINVTYAILHLDETAKNMWHTFSSTVKRDMINGDAESRTQWITYALTQIGIGLIADKGLGRAGLVIKGVKASSGASTLTKGVTLIKEMKHASEILQSFKKDVSYAFSGGTIITKIPQSELNQAYYNFAKTTISSAQKRNSPGTVTSSFNLERSLGTQKKLMYNKGSIGVIPQEIRNKLIGKNFNSFDDFRKEFWKTVADSDYATEFNQRNINLMKEGKAPFAPLSEKYGQHNQYILHHKQPIHQGGDVYNLDNLIIVSPKMHQNVLDRSYHFGKKG; translated from the coding sequence ATGTCTTTAAATATGTATCTCGGTCAAGTAAAAGCTCAAACAGAAAGTATGAACGCTTTCTGTAACGCTACTATTCAAGGAATGGAACAAATTATTCATTCTATTAATGCTTTTGCATTGGATACTGTTCTACAAGGACAAACATATAGCAGTGCAAAAGCATATTTCTTACAAACCTTTCGTCCGTTAGCACAAGGAATCATTTACTTATGCGAAGAATTAATCCGTCAAAATGATGCTTTTCCAAGAGACTTTCAATCACAGGTAGCTTCTAGAGATGTTATCGAACAGGAGATATTAGAACAAATTCGAGAAATCGATCGAATGATAGCAAGTACAGAAGCGCTCAACCAAACTATGCCGATCCCAGGTATGGACGCTATGGTAAATCTTTTTACTGTCATGAGGCAAAAACTGCAAGAAAAATTAGAACATCTATATGAATTTAATTATACTTCTAGTAATAATTATGATACTGCACTCCAACTAGCCGCTAGCATTGCGACAGGTTTGGCGGAAGTTCAAAGTGGAAAAGGTTTTAGTCCCGTCAGTGGTACATTTAGTACGCAAGGGTTGAATATGGAGTGGACGGGTCCTATTCAAGCAATTACAGAAGAAAAAAAACGAAAAGCTGATCATTTAATTAAAGATGGAGAAATGTGCGGTAGGCTAGAAGAAACATCTGCGATTAAAAAAGCTTGGGGCGATAAGGTAGGCAGTGTAGTTAAAATGTTCGAAACAGTAAAAAAGATATGGAATGGTACTGTAATCGGAACAGGGAAATCTGTTGAAGATGCAATCAAGTCCATGGAAACTTTAAGTAATATGAATATAAGGAATATGGATATAGAAACTTTTATTAATGTTACATATGCGATTTTACATTTGGATGAAACGGCGAAAAATATGTGGCATACATTTTCAAGTACCGTGAAACGAGATATGATAAATGGAGATGCAGAGAGCCGTACGCAATGGATTACTTATGCATTAACCCAAATAGGTATTGGTCTAATCGCCGACAAGGGATTAGGTAGAGCAGGACTTGTTATAAAAGGAGTAAAAGCATCAAGTGGAGCAAGTACATTAACAAAAGGAGTAACACTAATAAAAGAAATGAAGCACGCATCTGAGATTTTACAATCTTTTAAGAAAGATGTTTCTTATGCTTTCTCTGGTGGAACTATCATAACCAAGATACCTCAAAGCGAATTGAATCAAGCCTACTATAATTTTGCAAAGACTACGATTTCAAGTGCACAAAAAAGAAATTCTCCAGGAACAGTAACTTCAAGTTTTAATCTTGAACGAAGTTTAGGGACTCAAAAGAAACTAATGTATAATAAAGGTTCAATTGGTGTTATTCCACAAGAAATTCGAAATAAGCTAATTGGAAAAAATTTCAACTCCTTTGATGATTTTAGAAAAGAGTTTTGGAAAACAGTTGCTGATTCAGACTATGCGACAGAATTTAACCAAAGAAATATAAACCTTATGAAAGAGGGTAAAGCTCCATTCGCTCCATTATCTGAGAAGTATGGTCAGCACAATCAATATATTTTGCACCATAAACAACCAATTCACCAGGGTGGAGATGTGTACAATCTCGATAACTTAATAATTGTTTCTCCTAAAATGCATCAAAATGTTTTAGATCGTTCATATCATTTCGGTAAAAAAGGTTAA
- a CDS encoding bacteriocin immunity protein: MTLKMTKEELIELVTKICNPKLPEEELNEYVNQFNNSGVPHPAPSDIIFWDFRDLTPEEIVEIALNYKEEEN, from the coding sequence ATGACACTCAAAATGACAAAAGAAGAACTTATTGAACTTGTAACAAAGATTTGTAATCCTAAATTACCTGAAGAAGAACTTAATGAATACGTAAACCAATTTAATAATAGCGGTGTACCTCATCCCGCTCCAAGTGATATAATCTTTTGGGATTTTAGGGATTTAACACCGGAAGAAATAGTAGAGATTGCATTAAATTACAAAGAAGAAGAAAACTAA